A part of Terriglobus roseus genomic DNA contains:
- a CDS encoding VTT domain-containing protein: MSLAAWVAAHGYASVLGLLLLSSLGLPMPAGLALILAGAASHRGLLRMEVLVPLAILTENFGATTLFTGGRLTGWWLLGRLCRLTIDPENCIFRSADFFYERGPSVLLIARFLPGLNSMAPPLAGSLNMRWWKFWRLDILGAMLHVCVWTGVGYFFSRYIKLVTDGLAVVGHVAAGFVFLVLLGYAGLWVFVSLRDRRYSNVHRISADEVVRRLENPDPCHPIVIADVRSHGYYDPGMLRIKNSIRVEPNRLGAELDALRETLAPECDIYVYCSCVRDATSIRIAYAMESRGTRVHVIEGGLRAWLKAGWPTELVPAGELRHLPRFD, from the coding sequence ATGAGTTTGGCAGCATGGGTTGCGGCGCACGGATACGCGTCTGTGCTTGGGCTCCTGCTGTTGTCCTCGCTGGGGTTACCCATGCCTGCGGGACTGGCGTTGATTCTTGCGGGGGCGGCAAGCCATCGTGGTTTGTTGAGGATGGAAGTGCTTGTGCCGCTGGCCATTCTTACCGAAAATTTCGGTGCTACCACCCTTTTCACGGGTGGTCGGCTGACGGGATGGTGGTTGCTTGGACGGCTTTGCCGCCTCACGATTGATCCGGAAAATTGCATTTTCCGTTCCGCGGATTTCTTTTACGAACGCGGCCCCAGCGTTTTGTTGATCGCTCGCTTTCTTCCTGGATTGAATAGCATGGCGCCACCGCTTGCCGGAAGCCTGAATATGCGCTGGTGGAAGTTCTGGCGGTTGGACATTTTGGGAGCCATGCTGCATGTCTGCGTGTGGACGGGTGTTGGGTATTTCTTTAGCCGCTACATCAAGCTGGTGACAGATGGGTTGGCGGTAGTTGGGCATGTAGCGGCAGGCTTTGTGTTTCTGGTTCTGTTGGGCTACGCAGGTCTGTGGGTTTTCGTTTCGTTACGCGACCGGCGTTACAGCAATGTGCATCGCATCTCGGCGGATGAGGTCGTACGGCGGCTGGAGAATCCTGATCCCTGCCATCCGATTGTGATTGCGGATGTGCGTTCTCACGGCTATTACGATCCCGGGATGTTGCGTATTAAGAACAGCATTCGCGTTGAGCCGAATCGACTTGGCGCGGAACTGGACGCGCTGCGTGAGACGCTGGCGCCAGAATGCGATATCTATGTGTACTGTTCGTGCGTGCGGGATGCCACCAGCATTCGGATTGCCTATGCAATGGAGTCGCGTGGCACAAGGGTGCACGTGATTGAAGGTGGTCTGCGAGCGTGGCTGAAGGCTGGCTGGCCGACAGAGTTAGTGCCTGCCGGCGAGCTTCGGCATCTGCCGCGCTTCGATTAG